A single Lolium perenne isolate Kyuss_39 chromosome 6, Kyuss_2.0, whole genome shotgun sequence DNA region contains:
- the LOC127307640 gene encoding uncharacterized protein, with translation MSSSSSSAASIGALAAATAMAVSGSLVLFSLRRFAKPASEEPASPLRSCLASSEKRARRKGERRVRFAEGVVDNEGAAPPVRRSPSPPPAPAPEPTCRTTDVAGHRMPANREALYRGMLRERSVHRTAYSY, from the exons atgtcgtcctcgtcgtcgtcggcggccTCGATTGGCGCGCTCGCGGCGGCCACCGCCATGGCCGTCTCCGGCTCGCTCGTCCTCTTCTCGCTCCGCCGCTTCGCCAAGCCCGCTTCGGAGGAGCCCGCGTCGCCCCTTCGCTCCTGCCTCGCCTCCTCAG AGAAGCGTGCGCGGCGGAAGGGGGAGAGGCGGGTGCGGTTCGCGGAGGGCGTGGTGGACAATGAGGGCGCGGCCCCGCCGGTCAGGCGGTCTCCGTCGcccccgccggcgccggcgcccgaGCCGACGTGCAGGACGACGGACGTGGCGGGCCACCGGATGCCGGCCAACCGGGAGGCGCTCTACCGCGGCATGCTCCGCGAGCGCTCCGTGCACAGGACCGCCTACTCGTACTGA